In the Pseudomonadota bacterium genome, ATGTCGTGTTTCTGGATAAAAGCATAATAGAGGTTAAAGCGAGTATTTCTAACATGAAGAAGTCAATCATAGGGCCTTTTCGGTAAATCTAAGAATAGTTTATTGTAATGATTAATTCGGCCAAATCTCAGGTTGTAACAGCTTACGAATGGTTATCAATGGATCAAAATGAATTTCTTTGACAAAAAATTGGCATGTTGGTATATTAACCAACAATAGTAGAGGGGTTGATATATGATAAGCTTTGAAGAAGCAGAAATAAGAAGCAGAATAATTAAGGCGCTGGCACATCCGGTACGATTGATGATAGTTGAGGTGCTTAAGGATGGAGAGACCCCCTTTTCAAAACTCAACAACCTTTTTGAATCTGATAAATCAACTGTATCGAAACACCTTCTTGTATTGAAGGAGGCAGGGATCGTCTCTTCACGGAAAAGTGGTTTGGAAATGTTCTATAAGCTTGAGGTGCCATGTATTACCGATTTTTTTAGCTGTGTTACTGCAGTTATCGAAAATACCGTAAAAAAACAAAAGGCATGCCTGTGTAGCAAGTAATTTTTTGTTACTGCGCTGATATATTTGTGAATACAGTATTACATAATGATGAGCCACTTTGAGAAACCGTTATAAATTTCCTATTGTTGTATGCGTCTTTGTATTTGCATAT is a window encoding:
- a CDS encoding metalloregulator ArsR/SmtB family transcription factor; protein product: MISFEEAEIRSRIIKALAHPVRLMIVEVLKDGETPFSKLNNLFESDKSTVSKHLLVLKEAGIVSSRKSGLEMFYKLEVPCITDFFSCVTAVIENTVKKQKACLCSK